Proteins encoded within one genomic window of Deinococcus depolymerans:
- a CDS encoding response regulator, producing the protein MTAHLPRRPSILIVDDSPGVLQTMEFLLSPHLPVRVADSGQAALAALTPDTALVLTDVRMPGMNGVELARTLRRTHPHLPVVFMTGIVEDDLRAEARELGVLDVLRKPLRPGVLFPALQEWLADSAATLQATSPPASPLPASAAPATPDTTPTPLPATRPDAATPPPSVPAPTLADPADTDPADTAARRAQQAAQAQMFTAGLNVLPGVTAAWAFDPAGVPLNAVPLDPEVGAYVRFLGTAAHGVAHHLQAAAPVRAVQLEFQDRVLVVCPVPFGYVAVVVRDTPGASSVKSWMRARLSHGLN; encoded by the coding sequence TCAGACCATGGAATTCCTGCTCTCACCGCACCTGCCCGTCCGCGTGGCGGACAGCGGACAGGCGGCGCTGGCCGCGCTGACCCCCGACACGGCCCTGGTCCTGACCGACGTGCGCATGCCCGGCATGAACGGCGTGGAACTGGCCCGCACGCTGCGCCGCACCCACCCGCACCTGCCCGTGGTGTTCATGACCGGCATCGTCGAGGACGACCTGCGCGCCGAGGCCCGCGAACTGGGTGTGCTGGACGTGCTGCGTAAGCCCCTGCGGCCCGGCGTGCTGTTCCCGGCCCTGCAGGAATGGCTGGCCGACAGCGCCGCCACCCTGCAGGCCACCTCCCCGCCCGCCAGTCCGCTGCCTGCCAGCGCCGCGCCGGCCACCCCGGACACCACCCCGACCCCCCTGCCCGCCACCCGCCCGGACGCCGCGACCCCGCCCCCCAGCGTCCCCGCCCCCACCCTGGCAGACCCGGCCGACACCGACCCGGCCGACACCGCCGCCCGCCGCGCGCAGCAGGCCGCGCAGGCGCAGATGTTCACCGCCGGTCTGAACGTCCTGCCCGGCGTGACCGCCGCCTGGGCCTTCGACCCGGCCGGGGTGCCGCTGAACGCCGTGCCGCTCGACCCGGAGGTCGGCGCGTACGTCCGTTTCCTCGGCACGGCCGCGCACGGCGTCGCGCACCACCTGCAGGCCGCCGCGCCCGTCCGGGCCGTGCAACTGGAATTCCAGGACCGCGTCCTCGTCGTCTGCCCCGTACCGTTCGGGTACGTGGCAGTCGTCGTGCGCGACACGCCCGGCGCCAGCAGCGTGAAATCCTGGATGCGCGCCCGCCTGAGCCACGGCCTGAACTGA